The following are encoded together in the Tripterygium wilfordii isolate XIE 37 chromosome 3, ASM1340144v1, whole genome shotgun sequence genome:
- the LOC119990952 gene encoding probable LRR receptor-like serine/threonine-protein kinase At1g06840 isoform X1, which translates to MLGQRAWGFIVAVSCGFLIVATAQITDPVEVKALLTVKSTLIDSMRHLRNWNRGDPCKSNWTGVICFDTVGADGYLHTKELQLLNMNLSGNLAPELGQLSQLQILDFMWNELTGSIPKEVGNISSLRLLLLNGNKLSGSLPDELGYLASLNRLQVDSNNISGPVPKSFANLISVRHLHLNNNSISGQIPAEISKLPSLLHLLLDNNNLSGNLPPEFSNLPGLRILQLDNNNFKGSEIPATYGNFSTLVKLSLRNCSLQGAVPDLSVIPNLIYVDLSWNQLTGPIPSNKLADNMTTIYLSNNHLNGSIPESFSNLPFLQRLSLENNFLTGSVPANIWHNISFTKSARLILDLRNNLLLNILGELNPPKNVTLRLEGNPVCRNANILNIGQFCASESKGDEGNESSTNSMVICPIQACPTDDFFEYVPASPVPCYCAAPLRIGYRLKSPSFSYFPPYIPSFEMYLTNSLNLELYQLSIDSFLWEAGPRLRMYLKIFPVFNRTRSGIFNLTEIQRIRGRYTSWDFPRTDFFGPYELLNITLLGPYSNIYLKTQRKSISKGIWAAIIVGAVASVAVSVIVTLLVTRRHARYQHVLSRKHLSSKISIKIEGVKGFAYKEMVVATNNFNSSSQIGRGGYGIVYRGNLSDKTVVAIKRAEEGSLQGQKEFLTEIKLLSRLHHRNLVSLVGYCDEVGEQMLVYEFMPNGTLRDWLSAKAKQNLNFGTRLRIALGSAKGILYLHTEANPPVFHRDIKASNILLDSNLNAKVADFGLSRLAPVPDAEGTLPNHVSTVVKGTPGYLDPEYFLTHKLTDKSDVYSLGVVFLELLTGMRPISHGKNIVREVNMGHESGTMFSIIDSKMGSYPSECVERFVSLALACCLDKPEKRPSMLDVVRELENILKIMPEIDVIFSESSSTHSGKSPSSSSYVTRDLYMSSDILGSDLISGVTPTIIPR; encoded by the exons ATGTTGGGGCAGAGAGCTTGGGGATTTATTGTGGCCGTCTCCTGTGGCTTTTTGATTGTAGCAACTGCACAAATTACGGACCCTGTTGAAG TCAAGGCACTGCTAACTGTCAAGAGCACGTTAATTGACTCAATGAGGCATCTCAGGAATTGGAACAGGGGGGATCCATGCAAGTCCAACTGGACTGGAGTTATATGTTTTGATACAGTTGGAGCTGATGGATACTTGCATACTAAAGAGCT TCAGTTGCTGAATATGAATCTCTCTGGTAATTTAGCACCTGAGCTTGGCCAACTATCTCAGCTTCAAATTTT AGATTTCATGTGGAACGAATTGACTGGCAGTATACCCAAGGAGGTTGGGAATATTTCGTCATTAAGGCTTCT GCTCTTGAATGGAAACAAGTTATCGggttctttacctgacgagctCGGTTATCTTGCGAGTTTGAATAGACTTCAAGTTGACTCGAATAATATTTCAGGTCCAGTGCCAAAATCATTTGCTAACTTGATCAGTGTGAGGCACCT ACACTTGAATAACAACTCGATTAGCGGTCAAATTCCAGCTGAAATTTCCAAATTACCAAGTCTTCTTCACTT GCTTTTGGATAACAATAACCTTTCAGGGAATCTTCCACCTGAATTCTCGAACTTGCCAGGACTGCGCATACT TCAGCTTGATAACAACAATTTTAAAGGGTCTGAAATCCCAGCTACTTATGGAAACTTCTCCACATTGGTAAAGTT AAGTCTAAGAAATTGCAGCTTGCAGGGAGCTGTTCCTGATCTTAGTGTGATTCCAAACTTAATCTATGT GGATCTTAGCTGGAATCAACTTACTGGGCCCATACCATCGAATAAGCTTGCAGATAATATGACAACTAT CTATCTGTCAAATAACCATCTTAATGGATCCATTCCTGAAAGTTTCTCcaatcttccttttcttcagaGGCT GTCccttgaaaataattttttgacgGGCTCAGTTCCTGCTAACATCTGGCATAACATTTCGTTCACCAAGAGTGCTAGGCTTATTCT TGATCTTAGGAACAATTTGCTCTTGAACATTTTAGGAGAGTTGAATCCTCCAAAGAATGTCACTTTAAG GCTTGAAGGCAATCCTGTCTGCAGAAATGCAAATATATTGAATATAGGCCAGTTCTGTGCATCTGAAAGCAAAGGGGATGAGGGCAATGAAAGTTCAACAAATTCAATGGTGATATGTCCTATCCAAGCATGCCCGACAGATGATTTTTTTGAATATGTCCCAGCATCTCCAGTGCCTTGCTATTGTGCAGCTCCTCTTAGAATTGGATACCGACTGAAGAGCCCTAGTTTCTCTTATTTTCCTCCATATATTCCTTCATTTGAGATGTACCTAACCAACTCTCTGAACTTGGAACTTTATCAACTATCAATTGATTCATTTTTGTGGGAAGCAGGCCCTCGTTTGAGGATGTACTTGAAGATTTTTCCTGTTTTTAATCGTACTCGCTCAGGTATATTCAATTTAACTGAGATTCAGCGAATCAGAGGCAGATATACATCATGGGATTTCCCTAGAACTGACTTCTTCGGGCCATATGAACTTCTCAATATTACTCTGCTGGGACCTTATTCAAACA TATACTTAAAAACTCAAAGGAAAAGTATCAGTAAAGGCATTTGGGCAGCCATCATAGTAGGAGCTGTAGCCAGTGTTGCAGTATCTGTGATAGTTACCCTTCTGGTGACAAGAAGACATGCTAGATACCAGCATGTACTGTCAAGGAAACACTTAT CCTCGAAGATTTCCATTAAGATTGAAGGTGTGAAAGGCTTCGCATATAAGGAAATGGTCGTGGCTACAAACAATTTTAACAGCTCAAGTCAAATAGGCCGAGGAGGTTATGGAATAGTTTACAGAGGCAATTTGTCTGACAAAACAGTTGTCGCCATCAAGCGAGCGGAAGAAGGATCCTTACAAGGCCAAAAGGAATTTCTGACAGAGATAAAACTGTTGTCAAGGTTGCATCACCGAAATTTAGTTTCATTGGTTGGTTACTGCGATGAAGTAGGGGAGCAG ATGTTGGTATATGAGTTCATGCCGAATGGAACCTTGCGGGATTGGCTTTCGG CTAAAGCAAAGCAAAATCTGAACTTTGGCACAAGGTTGCGAATTGCATTGGGTTCAGCCAAGGGCATCCTTTACCTCCATACCGAAGCAAACCCTCCTGTATTTCACCGTGATATAAAAGCCAGCAACATACTTTTGGACTCCAACCTTAATGCTAAAGTTGCTGATTTTGGCTTGTCACGTCTTGCTCCAGTTCCAGATGCTGAAGGGACTTTGCCTAATCATGTGTCCACTGTTGTGAAGGGAACACCG GGATACCTTGACCCAGAATACTTCTTGACGCATAAGTTGACAGACAAAAGTGACGTCTATAGCCTTGGGGTTGTGTTTCTGGAGCTCTTGACGGGTATGCGACCAATATCACATGGCAAAAACATTGTCCGAGAG GTGAATATGGGACACGAGTCGGGCACAATGTTCTCCATCATAGACAGCAAAATGGGGTCTTACCCATCTGAATGTGTAGAGAGGTTTGTAAGTTTGGCGCTTGCATGTTGCCTTGACAAGCCAGAAAAGCGACCATCCATGTTGGATGTGGTGAGGGAGCTTGAAAACATACTCAAAATTATGCCAGAAATCGACGTCATCTTCTCGGAATCCAGTTCCACACATTCTGGTAAGTcaccatcatcttcatcttatGTGACCAGGGATCTATACATGTCTTCTGATATTTTGGGGAGCGATCTTATTAGTGGTGTTACTCCGACCATTATACCTCGATAG
- the LOC119990952 gene encoding probable LRR receptor-like serine/threonine-protein kinase At1g06840 isoform X2: MLGQRAWGFIVAVSCGFLIVATAQITDPVEVKALLTVKSTLIDSMRHLRNWNRGDPCKSNWTGVICFDTVGADGYLHTKELQLLNMNLSGNLAPELGQLSQLQILDFMWNELTGSIPKEVGNISSLRLLLLNGNKLSGSLPDELGYLASLNRLQVDSNNISGPVPKSFANLISVRHLHLNNNSISGQIPAEISKLPSLLHLLLDNNNLSGNLPPEFSNLPGLRILQLDNNNFKGSEIPATYGNFSTLVKLSLRNCSLQGAVPDLSVIPNLIYVDLSWNQLTGPIPSNKLADNMTTIYLSNNHLNGSIPESFSNLPFLQRLSLENNFLTGSVPANIWHNISFTKSARLILDLRNNLLLNILGELNPPKNVTLRLEGNPVCRNANILNIGQFCASESKGDEGNESSTNSMVICPIQACPTDDFFEYVPASPVPCYCAAPLRIGYRLKSPSFSYFPPYIPSFEMYLTNSLNLELYQLSIDSFLWEAGPRLRMYLKIFPVFNRTRSGIFNLTEIQRIRGRYTSWDFPRTDFFGPYELLNITLLGPYSNTSKISIKIEGVKGFAYKEMVVATNNFNSSSQIGRGGYGIVYRGNLSDKTVVAIKRAEEGSLQGQKEFLTEIKLLSRLHHRNLVSLVGYCDEVGEQMLVYEFMPNGTLRDWLSAKAKQNLNFGTRLRIALGSAKGILYLHTEANPPVFHRDIKASNILLDSNLNAKVADFGLSRLAPVPDAEGTLPNHVSTVVKGTPGYLDPEYFLTHKLTDKSDVYSLGVVFLELLTGMRPISHGKNIVREVNMGHESGTMFSIIDSKMGSYPSECVERFVSLALACCLDKPEKRPSMLDVVRELENILKIMPEIDVIFSESSSTHSGKSPSSSSYVTRDLYMSSDILGSDLISGVTPTIIPR; this comes from the exons ATGTTGGGGCAGAGAGCTTGGGGATTTATTGTGGCCGTCTCCTGTGGCTTTTTGATTGTAGCAACTGCACAAATTACGGACCCTGTTGAAG TCAAGGCACTGCTAACTGTCAAGAGCACGTTAATTGACTCAATGAGGCATCTCAGGAATTGGAACAGGGGGGATCCATGCAAGTCCAACTGGACTGGAGTTATATGTTTTGATACAGTTGGAGCTGATGGATACTTGCATACTAAAGAGCT TCAGTTGCTGAATATGAATCTCTCTGGTAATTTAGCACCTGAGCTTGGCCAACTATCTCAGCTTCAAATTTT AGATTTCATGTGGAACGAATTGACTGGCAGTATACCCAAGGAGGTTGGGAATATTTCGTCATTAAGGCTTCT GCTCTTGAATGGAAACAAGTTATCGggttctttacctgacgagctCGGTTATCTTGCGAGTTTGAATAGACTTCAAGTTGACTCGAATAATATTTCAGGTCCAGTGCCAAAATCATTTGCTAACTTGATCAGTGTGAGGCACCT ACACTTGAATAACAACTCGATTAGCGGTCAAATTCCAGCTGAAATTTCCAAATTACCAAGTCTTCTTCACTT GCTTTTGGATAACAATAACCTTTCAGGGAATCTTCCACCTGAATTCTCGAACTTGCCAGGACTGCGCATACT TCAGCTTGATAACAACAATTTTAAAGGGTCTGAAATCCCAGCTACTTATGGAAACTTCTCCACATTGGTAAAGTT AAGTCTAAGAAATTGCAGCTTGCAGGGAGCTGTTCCTGATCTTAGTGTGATTCCAAACTTAATCTATGT GGATCTTAGCTGGAATCAACTTACTGGGCCCATACCATCGAATAAGCTTGCAGATAATATGACAACTAT CTATCTGTCAAATAACCATCTTAATGGATCCATTCCTGAAAGTTTCTCcaatcttccttttcttcagaGGCT GTCccttgaaaataattttttgacgGGCTCAGTTCCTGCTAACATCTGGCATAACATTTCGTTCACCAAGAGTGCTAGGCTTATTCT TGATCTTAGGAACAATTTGCTCTTGAACATTTTAGGAGAGTTGAATCCTCCAAAGAATGTCACTTTAAG GCTTGAAGGCAATCCTGTCTGCAGAAATGCAAATATATTGAATATAGGCCAGTTCTGTGCATCTGAAAGCAAAGGGGATGAGGGCAATGAAAGTTCAACAAATTCAATGGTGATATGTCCTATCCAAGCATGCCCGACAGATGATTTTTTTGAATATGTCCCAGCATCTCCAGTGCCTTGCTATTGTGCAGCTCCTCTTAGAATTGGATACCGACTGAAGAGCCCTAGTTTCTCTTATTTTCCTCCATATATTCCTTCATTTGAGATGTACCTAACCAACTCTCTGAACTTGGAACTTTATCAACTATCAATTGATTCATTTTTGTGGGAAGCAGGCCCTCGTTTGAGGATGTACTTGAAGATTTTTCCTGTTTTTAATCGTACTCGCTCAGGTATATTCAATTTAACTGAGATTCAGCGAATCAGAGGCAGATATACATCATGGGATTTCCCTAGAACTGACTTCTTCGGGCCATATGAACTTCTCAATATTACTCTGCTGGGACCTTATTCAAACA CCTCGAAGATTTCCATTAAGATTGAAGGTGTGAAAGGCTTCGCATATAAGGAAATGGTCGTGGCTACAAACAATTTTAACAGCTCAAGTCAAATAGGCCGAGGAGGTTATGGAATAGTTTACAGAGGCAATTTGTCTGACAAAACAGTTGTCGCCATCAAGCGAGCGGAAGAAGGATCCTTACAAGGCCAAAAGGAATTTCTGACAGAGATAAAACTGTTGTCAAGGTTGCATCACCGAAATTTAGTTTCATTGGTTGGTTACTGCGATGAAGTAGGGGAGCAG ATGTTGGTATATGAGTTCATGCCGAATGGAACCTTGCGGGATTGGCTTTCGG CTAAAGCAAAGCAAAATCTGAACTTTGGCACAAGGTTGCGAATTGCATTGGGTTCAGCCAAGGGCATCCTTTACCTCCATACCGAAGCAAACCCTCCTGTATTTCACCGTGATATAAAAGCCAGCAACATACTTTTGGACTCCAACCTTAATGCTAAAGTTGCTGATTTTGGCTTGTCACGTCTTGCTCCAGTTCCAGATGCTGAAGGGACTTTGCCTAATCATGTGTCCACTGTTGTGAAGGGAACACCG GGATACCTTGACCCAGAATACTTCTTGACGCATAAGTTGACAGACAAAAGTGACGTCTATAGCCTTGGGGTTGTGTTTCTGGAGCTCTTGACGGGTATGCGACCAATATCACATGGCAAAAACATTGTCCGAGAG GTGAATATGGGACACGAGTCGGGCACAATGTTCTCCATCATAGACAGCAAAATGGGGTCTTACCCATCTGAATGTGTAGAGAGGTTTGTAAGTTTGGCGCTTGCATGTTGCCTTGACAAGCCAGAAAAGCGACCATCCATGTTGGATGTGGTGAGGGAGCTTGAAAACATACTCAAAATTATGCCAGAAATCGACGTCATCTTCTCGGAATCCAGTTCCACACATTCTGGTAAGTcaccatcatcttcatcttatGTGACCAGGGATCTATACATGTCTTCTGATATTTTGGGGAGCGATCTTATTAGTGGTGTTACTCCGACCATTATACCTCGATAG
- the LOC119990980 gene encoding histone acetyltransferase TAP1 isoform X1: MRSLHLLAPSSFSLVLFDCQCQISSHLLFPHNLNNGIARASRKLKISQFKASFWESIRSGFVKNNMTRVIEPPSLPDEEEEEPLLEEFVLVEKTEPDGATEQIIFSTGGDINVYDLQALCDKVGWPRRPLSKLAAALKNSYMVATLHSVRKSSGSEENDQKMLIGMARATSDHAFNATIWDVLVDPGYQGQGLGKALIEKLIRALLQKDIGNITLFADSQVVEFYQNLGFEPDPEGIKGMFWYPK; encoded by the exons ATGCGCTCCCTCCACTTGCTCGcgccttcttctttttctct AGTTTTGTTTGATTGCCAATGTCAAATATCTAGTCACTTACTTTTCCCTCACAATCTCAACAATGGGATTGCAAGAG CGAGCAGAAAGCTTAAGATTTCTCAATTCAAGGCTAGCTTTTGGGAATCCATCAGATCCGG ATTCGTAAAGAACAATATGACACGGGTCATTGAACCACCATCCTTACctgatgaagaggaagaagaacctTTGCTAGAGGAATTTGTTCTTGTTGAAAAGACTGAACCAGATGGAGCTACTGAACAAATTATATTCTCTACAGGTGGTGATATCAATGTATATGATCTTCAAGCTTTATGTGACAAG GTGGGCTGGCCTCGAAGGCCATTGTCAAAACTAGCTGCAGCCTTGAAAAATAGTTACATGGTGGCTACATTACACTCTGTAAGGAAATCATCTGGATCAG AGGAgaatgaccaaaagatgctaattgGTATGGCTCGTGCTACCTCAGATCATGCCTTCAATGCTACAATATGGGATGTTCTTGTTGATCCTGGCTATCAG GGTCAGGGCCTTGGTAAGGCTCTTATTGAAAAGCTTATAAGGGCTCTTTTACAGAAGGACATTGGAAATATAACACTTTTTGCAGATAGTCAAG TTGTAGAGTTCTACCAGAATTTAGGTTTTGAACCTGACCCTGAAGGGATTAAAGGTATGTTCTGGTACCCAAAGTAA
- the LOC119990980 gene encoding probable acetyltransferase TAP2 isoform X2, with the protein MRSLHLLAPSSFSLVLFDCQCQISSHLLFPHNLNNGIARASRKLKISQFKASFWESIRSGFVKNNMTRVIEPPSLPDEEEEEPLLEEFVLVEKTEPDGATEQIIFSTGGDINVYDLQALCDKVGWPRRPLSKLAAALKNSYMVATLHSVRKSSGSEENDQKMLIGMARATSDHAFNATIWDVLVDPGYQL; encoded by the exons ATGCGCTCCCTCCACTTGCTCGcgccttcttctttttctct AGTTTTGTTTGATTGCCAATGTCAAATATCTAGTCACTTACTTTTCCCTCACAATCTCAACAATGGGATTGCAAGAG CGAGCAGAAAGCTTAAGATTTCTCAATTCAAGGCTAGCTTTTGGGAATCCATCAGATCCGG ATTCGTAAAGAACAATATGACACGGGTCATTGAACCACCATCCTTACctgatgaagaggaagaagaacctTTGCTAGAGGAATTTGTTCTTGTTGAAAAGACTGAACCAGATGGAGCTACTGAACAAATTATATTCTCTACAGGTGGTGATATCAATGTATATGATCTTCAAGCTTTATGTGACAAG GTGGGCTGGCCTCGAAGGCCATTGTCAAAACTAGCTGCAGCCTTGAAAAATAGTTACATGGTGGCTACATTACACTCTGTAAGGAAATCATCTGGATCAG AGGAgaatgaccaaaagatgctaattgGTATGGCTCGTGCTACCTCAGATCATGCCTTCAATGCTACAATATGGGATGTTCTTGTTGATCCTGGCTATCAG TTGTAG
- the LOC119986968 gene encoding BTB/POZ domain-containing protein At3g08570 isoform X1 — protein sequence MVAENLLSSSTKNSPSPSPKFNNPFTTRIFSDVAGDITIVVDGESFLLHKFPLVARSGKIRKMVADAKDSNISRLELLSLPGGAPTFELAMKFCYGMNFEITAANVASLRCAAEYLEMSEDYREENLIERTEIFLNQVVVQSLEKSVEVLSTCETLPSIAEEVGIPSRCVEAIAMNACKEQLVSGLSQLDCDGESAELKSGCLEWWIEDLTVLRIDYYQRVICALGHVGIRPASIVGSLMHYAQVSLKGIGKCHIWNPARMKPNHGMVENDQSTIVETLVGLMCNEKSSPIPLSFLFGMLRMAIMVEANIACRLELERRIAFQLETVSLDDLLIPSVRTGDSLFDVDTIHRILVNFLQRIEDEENEDCGYESEGIGSPSHASLLNVGRLTDAYLAEIAPDPYLSLQKFIALIDILPDYARVVDDGLYRAIDVYLKAHPTLTEEECKKLCKFIDCQKLSQEACNHSAQNDRLPVQMVVRVLYFEQLRLKNTMSGSSGDGLFSQRMSSGVPSAAMSPRDNYASLRRENRELKLEISRMRVRLSELEKEQLFMKQGMMDKSGNGKTFFTSLSRGIGRIGIFSSPSGGKQQKTGRKSRGSEGKKGRSRRHSVS from the exons ATGGTTGCAGAgaaccttctttcttcttctactAAGAACTCTCCATCTCCCTCTCCTAAGTTCAACAACCCCTTCACTACTCg AATATTCTCAGATGTTGCTGGTGATATTACGATCGTCGTTGATGGGGAGTCTTTtctgcttcataag TTTCCCCTTGTCGCTAGGAGTGGAAAGATTAGGAAAATGGTTGCAGATGCTAAGGATTCAAATATCTCAAGATTGGAGCTTCTCAGCTTACCAGGTGGGGCTCCAACATTTGAGCTTGCCATGAAATTCTGTTACGGCATGAACTTCGAGATCACAGCAGCAAATGTTGCCAGCTTGCGCTGTGCTGCAGAATACTTGGAAATGTCCGAAGACTATCGAGAAGAAAACCTCATTGAACGAACAGAGATTTTTCTGAATCAAGTTGTGGTTCAAAGTCTTGAAAAATCTGTGGAAGTCCTATCTACCTGTGAAACATTACCTTCCATAGCAGAGGAGGTAGGAATTCCTAGCAGATGTGTGGAAGCTATTGCGATGAATGCTTGCAAAGAGCAGTTAGTATCAGGTTTGTCTCAGTTAGATTGTGATGGAGAATCTGCAGAACTTAAGAGTGGTTGTCTAGAATGGTGGATAGAGGATCTCACTGTGCTAAGGATTGATTATTATCAAAGAGTTATCTGTGCCTTGGGACATGTAGGTATTCGCCCAGCTAGCATTGTTGGATCATTGATGCATTATGCACAAGTGTCACTGAAGGGAATTGGGAAATGTCATATCTGGAATCCGGCTAGAATGAAACCTAATCATGGCATGGTAGAAAATGATCAGAGTACAATTGTTGAAACTCTTGTAGGCCTTATGTGTAACGAGAAGAGCTCTCCCATTCCACTGAGTTTTCTGTTTGGGATGTTAAGGATGGCTATCATGGTGGAAGCTAATATTGCTTGCAGGCTAGAGCTTGAGAGGAGAATTGCTTTTCAGTTGGAAACGGTTTCACTTGATGATTTACTTATTCCTTCTGTCCGCACTGGAGATTCATTATTTGATGTCGATACTATCCATCGGATTTTGGTGAATTTCCTACAGCGGATTGAGGACGAAGAAAATGAAGATTGTGGGTATGAATCTGAAGGAATTGGATCTCCAAGTCATGCTTCTTTATTAAATGTAGGGCGCCTTACTGATGCGTATCTAGCAGAAATTGCTCCAGATCCTTATTTGAGCTTGCAGAAGTTCATTGCTTTGATTGATATACTGCCTGATTATGCCCGTGTTGTTGATGATGGACTCTATAGAGCAATTGACGTATATTTGAAG GCTCATCCAACGCTAACTGAAGAAGAGTGTAAGAAGCTCTGCAAGTTCATCGACTGCCAAAAGCTCTCACAGGAAGCATGCAATCATTCTGCACAGAATGATCGGCTCCCAGTACAGATGGTAGTCCGCGTTCTCTATTTTGAGCAGCTCCGATTGAAGAATACAATGTCCGGAAGTTCTGGAGATGGCTTATTCTCACAAAGAATGAGCAGTGGGGTCCCAAGTGCAGCGATGTCTCCTCGAGACAATTATGCCTCTTTGAGAAGAGAAAACCGAGAACTTAAACTTGAGATCTCTAGAATGCGAGTGAGGCTCAGCGAGTTGGAAAAGGAGCAGCTATTTATGAAACAAGGGATGATGGATAAGTCAGGTAATGGAAAAACTTTCTTCACTTCACTCTCTAGGGGGATTGGAAGGATCGGCATATTTAGCAGTCCATCTGGAGGAAAACAGCAAAAGACGGGGCGGAAATCTCGCGGATCAGAGGGGAAGAAAGGTAGGAGTAGAAGGCATTCTGTTTCCTAG
- the LOC119986968 gene encoding BTB/POZ domain-containing protein At3g08570 isoform X2, which produces MVAENLLSSSTKNSPSPSPKFNNPFTTRIFSDVAGDITIVVDGESFLLHKFPLVARSGKIRKMVADAKDSNISRLELLSLPGGAPTFELAMKFCYGMNFEITAANVASLRCAAEYLEMSEDYREENLIERTEIFLNQVVVQSLEKSVEVLSTCETLPSIAEEVGIPSRCVEAIAMNACKEQLVSGLSQLDCDGESAELKSGCLEWWIEDLTVLRIDYYQRVICALGHVGIRPASIVGSLMHYAQVSLKGIGKCHIWNPARMKPNHGMVENDQSTIVETLVGLMCNEKSSPIPLSFLFGMLRMAIMVEANIACRLELERRIAFQLETVSLDDLLIPSVRTGDSLFDVDTIHRILVNFLQRIEDEENEDCGYESEGIGSPSHASLLNVGRLTDAYLAEIAPDPYLSLQKFIALIDILPDYARVVDDGLYRAIDVYLKAHPTLTEEECKKLCKFIDCQKLSQEACNHSAQNDRLPVQMVVRVLYFEQLRLKNTMSGSSGDGLFSQRMSSGVPSAAMSPRDNYASLRRENRELKLEISRMRVRLSELEKEQLFMKQGMMDKSGNGKTFFTSLSRGIGRIGIFSSPSGGKQQKTGRKSRGSEGKKEPYMN; this is translated from the exons ATGGTTGCAGAgaaccttctttcttcttctactAAGAACTCTCCATCTCCCTCTCCTAAGTTCAACAACCCCTTCACTACTCg AATATTCTCAGATGTTGCTGGTGATATTACGATCGTCGTTGATGGGGAGTCTTTtctgcttcataag TTTCCCCTTGTCGCTAGGAGTGGAAAGATTAGGAAAATGGTTGCAGATGCTAAGGATTCAAATATCTCAAGATTGGAGCTTCTCAGCTTACCAGGTGGGGCTCCAACATTTGAGCTTGCCATGAAATTCTGTTACGGCATGAACTTCGAGATCACAGCAGCAAATGTTGCCAGCTTGCGCTGTGCTGCAGAATACTTGGAAATGTCCGAAGACTATCGAGAAGAAAACCTCATTGAACGAACAGAGATTTTTCTGAATCAAGTTGTGGTTCAAAGTCTTGAAAAATCTGTGGAAGTCCTATCTACCTGTGAAACATTACCTTCCATAGCAGAGGAGGTAGGAATTCCTAGCAGATGTGTGGAAGCTATTGCGATGAATGCTTGCAAAGAGCAGTTAGTATCAGGTTTGTCTCAGTTAGATTGTGATGGAGAATCTGCAGAACTTAAGAGTGGTTGTCTAGAATGGTGGATAGAGGATCTCACTGTGCTAAGGATTGATTATTATCAAAGAGTTATCTGTGCCTTGGGACATGTAGGTATTCGCCCAGCTAGCATTGTTGGATCATTGATGCATTATGCACAAGTGTCACTGAAGGGAATTGGGAAATGTCATATCTGGAATCCGGCTAGAATGAAACCTAATCATGGCATGGTAGAAAATGATCAGAGTACAATTGTTGAAACTCTTGTAGGCCTTATGTGTAACGAGAAGAGCTCTCCCATTCCACTGAGTTTTCTGTTTGGGATGTTAAGGATGGCTATCATGGTGGAAGCTAATATTGCTTGCAGGCTAGAGCTTGAGAGGAGAATTGCTTTTCAGTTGGAAACGGTTTCACTTGATGATTTACTTATTCCTTCTGTCCGCACTGGAGATTCATTATTTGATGTCGATACTATCCATCGGATTTTGGTGAATTTCCTACAGCGGATTGAGGACGAAGAAAATGAAGATTGTGGGTATGAATCTGAAGGAATTGGATCTCCAAGTCATGCTTCTTTATTAAATGTAGGGCGCCTTACTGATGCGTATCTAGCAGAAATTGCTCCAGATCCTTATTTGAGCTTGCAGAAGTTCATTGCTTTGATTGATATACTGCCTGATTATGCCCGTGTTGTTGATGATGGACTCTATAGAGCAATTGACGTATATTTGAAG GCTCATCCAACGCTAACTGAAGAAGAGTGTAAGAAGCTCTGCAAGTTCATCGACTGCCAAAAGCTCTCACAGGAAGCATGCAATCATTCTGCACAGAATGATCGGCTCCCAGTACAGATGGTAGTCCGCGTTCTCTATTTTGAGCAGCTCCGATTGAAGAATACAATGTCCGGAAGTTCTGGAGATGGCTTATTCTCACAAAGAATGAGCAGTGGGGTCCCAAGTGCAGCGATGTCTCCTCGAGACAATTATGCCTCTTTGAGAAGAGAAAACCGAGAACTTAAACTTGAGATCTCTAGAATGCGAGTGAGGCTCAGCGAGTTGGAAAAGGAGCAGCTATTTATGAAACAAGGGATGATGGATAAGTCAGGTAATGGAAAAACTTTCTTCACTTCACTCTCTAGGGGGATTGGAAGGATCGGCATATTTAGCAGTCCATCTGGAGGAAAACAGCAAAAGACGGGGCGGAAATCTCGCGGATCAGAGGGGAAGAAAG AACCCTATATGAATTAG